CGCGATTTGTGCGTTTTCGTATGAGGGCGAACTTGCAGGCCATGCTGAGCCGCGTAGTCGTGCAGTTTTTGCAAATTTCTTTCGACGGTTGGCAGGTCGATCACCATTGCAGGAGTAGAGATCAATTCCGCTTTCGCCGTTTCAAAGGGGTTTACCACGCGGTCCAGCCTCCATCGACAAGCAAGTTTTGACCCGTGACATAGCTGGCGGCGTCGCTTGCCAGAAAGACGAGCGGGCCGATCAGTTCTTCAGGACGCCCCATGCGTCCCATCGGTGAGTGCGTGCAAAGATTTTTAACCATTGCGGTCGGCGCTTTTTCAGAAGGAAAGGGGCCGGGTGATAGGCAATTGACGCGAACGCCCTCTTTCGCCCAATAGATCGCCAGGTGGCGCGTCATTTGAATCACGCCTCCTTTTAAAGCGTGATAGGCGACAGGGCTGGCCGCCGCAATGCCTGCGTAGGCGTCAGGATACGATCCGACGACGCCGTACATCGAGCCGAGAAAGATCACGCTCCCTTCCCCAGAGCGAGCGGCGACATGGTCATGCAGCAGGCGAGCGAGTAGGAAATAGCCGGTCGCGTTTTGCAGTTGCCGCGTAAATTGTTCGGGAGTTGCAGTGGTCCAATCGGCGGCGGTCGCCTCGTGACCGTTGGCGACCAGTACGTCAATTTGACCGGCCTGCACTAGTGCGTTTTGAAAGCCGCTTTCCAGTGAATCGACCTCTTGGTGGTCAATCTCGACAGCGTAATGTTTTGCATCGCCAACGATCGGCAGGCGGGCGGCAATTGTCGCAGCTTGATCGATGCGCCGGCTGCTGACTACAACGTTCGCGCCAGCTTCGGCCAGCCCGACGGCCATTGCGGAGCCGAGATAACCGGTGGCTCCGGTCAGCAAGACGGTCCGGTTTTGCAGAGAGAAAAGATTGGACATGTTATAAAATTTCAGGGGGTTGTGGATCGCCAGGCGCCGCTGCGCCAGCTGTCGAAAGCCGCAACATTGGCGCGCAGGGTCGAGACCCCTTCGGCCAGACTGCAAAGCGGCGGTGATTTTCCTTCCATCGCGTCTAGGAAGGAGTTCGCCTGACGAATGAAGAGTTCGTCACGTTGAAGCGGCTCGTGTTGGATGTCTTTCCAGGGAGCGTCCGGTTCGGTTGCGATGCGCCAGCGATGCAGATGCGTTTCCCATCGCAACACGCCGCGCTGGCAAACGACGGTCAAGGTCATCTCGTTGGCAGCTTGATGTTGATTGAGCGTATAGTTGGCCATGACGCCGTTGGAATGTCGCGCGATTGCGTGCACGGTATCTTCGACGTCAACTCCGTCCAGGACCAGATGTTCGGCGTCAACGACGATTTTTTGCATGTCGCCGATCAGCCACTGGGCGGCGTTAAAGACGTGCGTTAACGCATCTTGAATAGCGCCGCCGCCGCTGGCGTGATCGCGATAGTAGGTATCGCGATAGGCAGGGCGGTAGGTCGGAAAGTTTTGTCCCCCGTAGGCGATCAGTTCAAGCGGCTTGCCATACGCGCCTGAAAGTATCGCATCACGCATCTGGCTGAGCAGCGGGTTGGCTCGATAGACGTAGGCGACGCCGATTGCGAGCGGGGATTGCTCAGCCGCCGTCAGCAGCGACGCGGCGGAAACCAGGTCCAGGCTCAGCGGCTTTTCGATCAAGAGATGCAAGCCGCAATCCAGCAACTGAAGTGCTTGCGGAACATGCATCGGCGCAGGAGTTGCGATGACGGCTCCGTCGAATTTTCCTTGCTCCAAAGCTTCTTCCAGAGACGCATAGCCGCAGGCTGTCGGATATTCGGCAAGGATGCTGTCGCGCACTTCGGCGCGAGGTTCGACAAAGGAGATCGCCGTACGTTCGCTCGCCAGAAAACAGCGAAGATGGCGAAGTCCGATGGAGCCGGCGCCGACGATCAACAAATGGTGCGACGGTTGCGGCATTAGCGCGCCTCTTGGTAGTGTTTGGCCGAGCCGTTATCGGTGGGCGATATCGCCGGTTGGTCAAATGCGACAGCCAGGTCGGCTTTAATTTTGTCGAGCGCTTGTTTAATGAAGACGATGTCACAGCCATGAAATAAGAGTCGAGCGCCCCGATCGGCGAACTCTTTGGCCTGGGCGATCGAACCGCAGGTCGCCGCCCAAGGTTTGCCTGCTTTTCGGCACGCTTGGACGACTTTTTCCTGGGCTTCACGGACGAGCGGGTGGTCAAATTGCCCGGGGATACCAGACATGATAGAAAAATCGCCGGGGCCAAGCATCACCATATCGACGCCGGGAACGGCGGCGATTGCATCAACATGCTCGAGCGCCTCGGGGTCTTCAACTTGCACGATCAGGAACGTTTCTTGATTTGCTTGGACCAGATAGTCGGTTAGCGGCGTTAGCAGATAGGGGACATCGGGGCCGCTGGCGTCGCAACCTCGTTTGCCAAGCGGAGCGAACTTGGCCCACTGAACCAATTCGGCCGCTTCCGCCGCCGAGCAACAGCGCGGATACATGATTCCGTTAGCTCCGGCTTCCAGCATTCGCGCCATTCGCATGAACTCTCCCTTGGCAGGACGAGCGACGACATCGGCGCCTCCGGCTCGGGCCGCGCGAATCAAATTGGCGGCCGATTCCATGCTGGTCGCATGATGTTCCATATCGAACCAGATGGCGTCAAAGCCCATTAGGCCCGCCATCTCGTAAACGTCAGGCGAATTCAAATGCAAAGCGGTTCCAAAGGCCGGAGCGTCGTTTTGGATCTTTGCTAAAACCTTGCTGCGTCGCATAGGGGTGACTTTTCGTGAAGGGAATGGGGTGCGGAGAATTGCCGCATTTTTTCACCAGTAGGCAGGAACCCAGGGAGCGATCACTCGCCATGGGAGATTATGGGTTTTGTTGTACGCCGCTCTTTCGTTGCTCGGCAAGCAGGGCCAGCGCCGCCGCTTGTCGATATGCAAGCGGTGACTGATCGATTGGATTGGACGCGAAATCGAACTCAAACTCGATCCGGCGCCGCGTCAATTCCTGGAGCGCAAGTGCTCGATGAGCGAGATTCTCGGCGGTCGCCAGGCGAACAAGAGTATCTTCGCCGCCGGCAATCGCCAGGTAGGGAAAAACGATGGAATCACGCGGCTCTTTCGCAAAAGTACTTTGCAATTTTGCTTGAATCGGCTGCGGCAGGTCATTCAATTGGCCGAGCACAAACGCCGCGCGCAATCGCCGAACTTGATCGGAGCTTTCTAGCTCACTGAGCAAGGATTGCACAAGTTCCAGCGTCGAATTTTTCTGGAGCAATCGCCAAATTGCGAACGAGCGGCCTGAGTAGTCAGGCGAATCGGCAAACTGCTCGACGATTTGCAGTTCGGCAGCAGATGTGATCGGGGCATTCAGTTTGGCCAGCGATTCCAGCGCATGGAGCCGATCCTCCGCTGCGAGGTCCAGCAGCACGTCGCGGATCCGTTGGACGTATAACTTTTGGGAGTCTGGTGTCTCCTCGGCTTGGGCGAGCACGCGCCAAACGCCGATACGATACTGGGGCGTTTTGCAATCTGCTTGTGGTAGAAAGGCGGACAGAACCGGCGACTTCTCGTCTAAGTGAATCAGGTATTCCGCCGCATGAACGCTGCTCCACTCTCCTTGCGCTGTGAGGGATTCGACAAGAATCGCTTGGCATTGCACCACAGTATTGATTGCCCCATCGACGGGGATTGGTTCCGCGGCGGTAACGCTGTGTTCGAATGATTGGAAGACGAAAAGTAGGAACGCAAGGTGTCGAAGTTGGCGATGCAATGGACTCTACCCGAACTGAATGTCAAACAGGAGACTTACGCCTTGGCCGAAGTCGATGCGAGCGTGCTGCCGTCATTGAAGGAGAGCGGGAGCTGGCGAACTTCGCTGGAATCGATCGGCATTTGCCCGTTTCGCATTTTCGAGAGCAGTTCAATCGCTTGATGGCCCATGCCAATTTCGTCGATCGTTACCGACGACAAATGGTTGGCGAGCCCGCCACCGCGATACGTTCCCCCGAATCCAACGAGCGAAACATCTTGCGGCACGCGGATTCCTCGTTGAACTAGCAACATATAGATCGTTTCTGCAAGCGAATCAAAGCCGCAGAAAATTGCGGTGGGCGTTTCCGCTTTACTGAACATCGCATTAATCGCTTGCGAGCATTCTTTTTCGAGCGCTGCGTAGTTGGTTGGCTGTCCTGAGCCGACGAAAATTTCGACTCGCGCGCCGCCTCCCATTGCTTTGCGGAAACCGCGAACGTACATGTCGCTAGCGATGCTGTGAGCACTGCCGAAGAAAGCGACATGTCGATGGCCCGCTTCGCGAATCTTCTCACCGGCTCGCAAGCCAACATCTTCAAAGGGGATCGCCAGCAGTGGCGTAGGCGATCCATGCACCGGGCGCGAGCAGCAAACGACTGGGATATTGTTTTTTTGAAGTTGACGAACATGAAACGCAGGCGTTACCGGATTGGTTGCGGGGATGATCGCGACGCCGGAGACGCGCAAATCGATCAGTTGCAGGATAGCGCTGGCTTGCTTGTCGATATCGTCATTCGAATTACAAACGACCACCTGATTGTGCAACTCGGCGGCGGCCCGTTCAAAACTACGTTGGAGTGAAGGGTAGAACGCTGTTTCGGTTTCTGGAACGATCAGTGCGAACAGGTCTTGCGACTTGCGCAACCGCTGCTTCGCTTCGTCATGAACGAAGGTTCCTTTCCCGTGAACTCGCAAGACTAGACCGTCTCGCTCCAGTGCAGACAACGCTTGGCGAACCGTGCTGCGCGCGATCTGCAGATTCTCGGCCAGGCGGTTTTCTGATGGCAATGCAGCGCCTGACTTCAGAGCGCCTGATTCGATCTGCGAAACGACGTAATCACGCAGTTGTTCGTACTTGGGCTGGCCTGTCGTTTCCTCTGCGGCGGCCAGGTCGGTCATTTCTTTCAGGTTGAGAACGGTCATTCAGGCACCAGGGTTGCATTGTTGTATGTACAAGATGATACCAGCTGAAGCGAGTGGGTCAATTGGCTTGAGGGGAGAAAAGCTGGGGAGAACATGGGGTTTCCCGGAGATTTTTAGGAGATTTTGGCTTGTTCTGGGTAAGTGGCGAGGTTGTCTAGCGCAGAATGTTGAATGTATTTGCGGGGAATTTTGCGAAAAGTTGTGCGTACATGTTGCAGTCGTGTTCTTGGTGGGTATGATTGGGGCAATGTGGTAGCCCGCGGCGGTGGCTCTCGAAAGTTGCACCCCAGCACTGTTTTGCCGTCAGGAATTCAAGCAGGCGCAGGCGGTAGGGGTGATGGCTTTTTTAATCACAGGCGGCAGCTTACATATGCGCACTCCTTTCGTTCTCATCCTTTGCTAACTTCCTATTGCGTCTTAGGCCACTTTTCAGAAGGTTGCTTCCTATGATGAAGACCGGCACCTCGGTAGCAATTGCCGCCGCTCTCGCCACGCTGCTTTTAGGCTGCAGTTCCTCCCGAGATGATTTGCAGCTTATGCCTGTGACGGGGGTGGTGACATATCAAGGCGAGCCGATTCGTGATGGAGTGATTCGACTGATACCTGCAGAAGGGACCGAGGCTCCCGTGCGTGTCCGAAAGATCAAAGAAGGCGCCTACCAGTTTACTGGGCGATCGGCTGTAGCTGCAGGCATCTATCGCGTAGAAATCAGCGCCTATCGACCTGTTGATGACGCAGCGCCGAGCGAGGAGGGGCTAGGTGTCGATCTTCCGCGAGTTCAGTATCTTCCTAAGCAGTTCAATACCGATTCTCAAATTGAGCTTTTGGAAGTTTCCAATACTGACAGCGAAGTCGCCAAAGATTTCGTCCTTTAATACAAGTTGTTTTTTCGATACGTCTTATTCTTTGTGATGCAATTATCTCTTGTTATTCAAAAGGAAGCATTTCCATGAAACGACATGCTTTTACGCTTGTAGAGTTATTGGTTGTGATTGCGATTATCGGTGTGCTTATCGCTTTGCTTCTGCCTGCTGTTCAACAGGCCCGTGAGGCGGCCAGGCGAATCTCGTGCGCGAATCATATGCGGCAAGTTGGGATTGCTCTGCACAACTACCACGACACCCATCTGAAATTTCCATTTGGCCGGATTGGAGATACTACAGTTGAGCAGCAGTGTGCTCTTACAATGCTCTTGCCGTTTGTTGAGCAAGGTTCGCTCTACAACCAATTTGACTTTAGTCTCCCCCTGATGACCAAGTCGGGATCAAGCATCACGCCTAATGTGAATACGCCCCTGATAACGACGCGACTCGAGGGTTTTCTTTGTCCAAGCAATCCTCAAGATGAAGGTAGGTATGTCACCTCGCAATTACCAGGAAGAGACCATGCTTGGGGAACGCACTATGTTCCGGTTGCTCATAGCGGCAAAGATGGCGCCTCTGCGAGAACGGCTCCCCTTGGTATTGTCGGTTCTGATCGAGACGGATTGTTTTACTATGCGTCCAAAACGCGGTTTCGAGACATTACCGATGGAACTAGCAACACTTTGGCGTTTACCGAGATTGTTGGTGATGCGCCTGGATCCAATGATCTATTCGCGTGGGCGATGTTTTCCGGCGGAGCGGGAGTGAAGGGAGGAGTAAACTCCAATTTTCCTGACCTGGACGGCTTCTATACGGCAAGTGATGACTTCACGGGGCCATCGAGTTACCACCCGGGAGGTTGTTACGTTTCTCTTGCGGATGCTTCTGTCCGCTTTATCTCAGAAAATATGAGGCTCAGTACGCTTCAGAATCTCGCCGCACGAGCTGATGGCGAAGTGCTCGAATCCTACTAGAGCTTTCACCTAACTTGGGCGCTCAGAAGCGATTGGCGCGAGCGCTCTCAATCTCTCGAATACCAAGGACCGTGCGGCTATGTACAGACGCCATGTTTTGCTTCCGATGTTGCTCGCTCTCGTTTTCTCGGCAGCGCGCGTTTCGATTGCCTATTCCGAAATCATCGACATTGGGAGCCGGCTGGAATTGTTTGTAGATGACGCTTTGATCGCGCAGACGAAAGGCGATATTTCGCATCAGGTTCAGCAGCCTGAACCACGAGAAGTTGTCAAAGTGCACGATGAATCTTGGGGAGGAAATACGTGCGCCTACTATACAGTAATGCAAGATGGCGATACTTATCGCATGTTCTGCCGTTCGATGCAATACACGAAGAAGTCGGAACCGCATTGGTCGTTCCCGGTCTATTCCGAAAGCAAGGATGGCGTTCACTGGACGAATCCCAATATCGGAATGGTGAATTGGAAAGGCTCGACGGAGAACAACATTCTGAAACTTGCCAATGGCCAGAACGTAGGGCACAATTTTATCGTATTCAGGGATGATAATCCGGCGACCCCGGACTCCGCACGTTATAAAGGCTGGGGAGGTTTGGGGCACGGGCTTGATGGCTATCAGTCCGCCGATTGTATTCACTGGGTAAAAATCCAGGACGAGAAGATTATCACGAATGGTAAGTTCGACTCGCAAAATATTGCCTTCTGGGATGCGCATCGCAAGGAATATCGCGCTTACTGGCGTATCTATCCAGAGCGCAAGCGTCGCGCTATCCGCACCGCCACCTCAAAAGACTTTATCAACTGGGAAAATGAAGCTGATCTGACCTATACCGAAGGATCCCCCCCCGAGGATCTCTATACAAATGCAATTCAGCCCTATTTTCGGGCGCCTCACTTGTTCCTTGGTTTCCCCACGCGATTTTACGAAGAGACCGAGCAGGTCGAGCCAATTTTCATGTCAAGTCGCGACGGGGTAAAGTTTCATCCCTATCCTGACGCCGTGATTCCTCGCGACGCACCAGAAGACCGAAATCTGAATCGAAGTAACTACATGGTCTGGGGGATGGTCCAATTGCCAGGTAAGCCGAACGAGATATCTGTCTACGGCACCGAAAATTACTTTCAAGCGACGCCGAGTCGCGTTCGACGGTTTTCTTATCGATTGGACGGATTTGTTGCATTGCATGCCGGCCAAGACGGAGGCCAAGTCACTACAAAGCCGCTCCAGTATGCCGGCGAAAAATTGCTGCTTAACTACGTCGTCCCCAATGAGGGCGAGTTGGAGATTGATGTATTGGATCAGACCGGAACCGTTATCGGCGTATCCCAGCCTATCGCAGGAGATGCGATTGATGCCGAAGTAAATTGGCGGCTTGATCCGAATCTGAGTGGCGGCGTTATT
The nucleotide sequence above comes from Blastopirellula sp. J2-11. Encoded proteins:
- a CDS encoding SDR family oxidoreductase: MSNLFSLQNRTVLLTGATGYLGSAMAVGLAEAGANVVVSSRRIDQAATIAARLPIVGDAKHYAVEIDHQEVDSLESGFQNALVQAGQIDVLVANGHEATAADWTTATPEQFTRQLQNATGYFLLARLLHDHVAARSGEGSVIFLGSMYGVVGSYPDAYAGIAAASPVAYHALKGGVIQMTRHLAIYWAKEGVRVNCLSPGPFPSEKAPTAMVKNLCTHSPMGRMGRPEELIGPLVFLASDAASYVTGQNLLVDGGWTAW
- a CDS encoding HpcH/HpaI aldolase family protein; translation: MRRSKVLAKIQNDAPAFGTALHLNSPDVYEMAGLMGFDAIWFDMEHHATSMESAANLIRAARAGGADVVARPAKGEFMRMARMLEAGANGIMYPRCCSAAEAAELVQWAKFAPLGKRGCDASGPDVPYLLTPLTDYLVQANQETFLIVQVEDPEALEHVDAIAAVPGVDMVMLGPGDFSIMSGIPGQFDHPLVREAQEKVVQACRKAGKPWAATCGSIAQAKEFADRGARLLFHGCDIVFIKQALDKIKADLAVAFDQPAISPTDNGSAKHYQEAR
- a CDS encoding GntR family transcriptional regulator, with the translated sequence MTVLNLKEMTDLAAAEETTGQPKYEQLRDYVVSQIESGALKSGAALPSENRLAENLQIARSTVRQALSALERDGLVLRVHGKGTFVHDEAKQRLRKSQDLFALIVPETETAFYPSLQRSFERAAAELHNQVVVCNSNDDIDKQASAILQLIDLRVSGVAIIPATNPVTPAFHVRQLQKNNIPVVCCSRPVHGSPTPLLAIPFEDVGLRAGEKIREAGHRHVAFFGSAHSIASDMYVRGFRKAMGGGARVEIFVGSGQPTNYAALEKECSQAINAMFSKAETPTAIFCGFDSLAETIYMLLVQRGIRVPQDVSLVGFGGTYRGGGLANHLSSVTIDEIGMGHQAIELLSKMRNGQMPIDSSEVRQLPLSFNDGSTLASTSAKA
- a CDS encoding Gfo/Idh/MocA family protein; this encodes MPQPSHHLLIVGAGSIGLRHLRCFLASERTAISFVEPRAEVRDSILAEYPTACGYASLEEALEQGKFDGAVIATPAPMHVPQALQLLDCGLHLLIEKPLSLDLVSAASLLTAAEQSPLAIGVAYVYRANPLLSQMRDAILSGAYGKPLELIAYGGQNFPTYRPAYRDTYYRDHASGGGAIQDALTHVFNAAQWLIGDMQKIVVDAEHLVLDGVDVEDTVHAIARHSNGVMANYTLNQHQAANEMTLTVVCQRGVLRWETHLHRWRIATEPDAPWKDIQHEPLQRDELFIRQANSFLDAMEGKSPPLCSLAEGVSTLRANVAAFDSWRSGAWRSTTP
- a CDS encoding DUF1559 domain-containing protein, coding for MKRHAFTLVELLVVIAIIGVLIALLLPAVQQAREAARRISCANHMRQVGIALHNYHDTHLKFPFGRIGDTTVEQQCALTMLLPFVEQGSLYNQFDFSLPLMTKSGSSITPNVNTPLITTRLEGFLCPSNPQDEGRYVTSQLPGRDHAWGTHYVPVAHSGKDGASARTAPLGIVGSDRDGLFYYASKTRFRDITDGTSNTLAFTEIVGDAPGSNDLFAWAMFSGGAGVKGGVNSNFPDLDGFYTASDDFTGPSSYHPGGCYVSLADASVRFISENMRLSTLQNLAARADGEVLESY